One Parageobacillus sp. KH3-4 genomic region harbors:
- a CDS encoding dipeptidase has translation MIFDAHCDALMKLWMDRSLSFQNGQHLHVTFPALVEAKVKVQCFAIYIPENVPEEARFTVALEMIDIFFERIIGRFPSMKFIRSKRDIDALEENEIGAMLTLEGCDAIGTSIVKLKTLLRLGVSSVGLTWNWANAVADGSWEQRGAGLTEFGKQVVRYLNEAKRWVDVSHLSEKAFWDVLEIAQFPIASHSNTYRFCPHPRNLRDEQIRALIEKNGMIGITFVPYFLTKESEKAVISDVLRHLEHVCSLGGARHVGFGSDFDGTEETVKGLENARCYANLVNELQKHYSEEEVEWFLFRNFYDHLPQ, from the coding sequence ATGATTTTCGATGCACATTGTGATGCTTTAATGAAATTATGGATGGATCGATCTTTATCGTTTCAAAACGGCCAACATCTTCATGTCACGTTTCCAGCGCTGGTAGAGGCGAAAGTGAAAGTCCAATGTTTCGCCATTTACATTCCGGAAAACGTTCCGGAAGAAGCACGCTTTACGGTTGCGCTAGAAATGATCGATATCTTTTTTGAGCGAATCATTGGCCGGTTTCCGTCGATGAAATTCATCCGTTCCAAACGGGATATTGACGCATTGGAAGAAAATGAAATTGGTGCGATGCTGACGCTCGAAGGGTGCGATGCGATCGGGACAAGCATTGTGAAGTTAAAAACGCTGCTTCGCCTTGGCGTCTCGTCTGTCGGGCTTACGTGGAATTGGGCAAACGCCGTAGCGGATGGGTCATGGGAACAGCGCGGGGCTGGATTGACAGAATTTGGGAAACAAGTCGTACGGTATCTTAACGAAGCGAAACGTTGGGTCGATGTTTCCCATTTATCGGAAAAAGCGTTTTGGGACGTATTAGAAATCGCGCAATTTCCGATTGCTTCCCACTCTAATACATATCGTTTCTGCCCGCATCCCCGCAATTTGCGCGACGAACAAATTCGCGCATTGATAGAGAAAAACGGGATGATCGGAATTACGTTCGTTCCATATTTTTTGACGAAAGAGAGCGAAAAAGCGGTGATTTCTGACGTTCTCCGCCATTTAGAGCACGTTTGTTCGCTCGGGGGAGCGAGACACGTTGGGTTTGGCTCCGATTTTGATGGGACGGAAGAAACGGTAAAAGGTCTGGAAAATGCGAGATGTTACGCAAATTTGGTGAACGAGCTGCAAAAACATTATTCGGAAGAAGAAGTGGAATGGTTTTTATTCCGCAATTTTTACGATCATTTGCCGCAGTAA